The Armatimonadota bacterium genome contains a region encoding:
- a CDS encoding 6-carboxytetrahydropterin synthase yields MNSEVTLVRRIGFSSGHRYWDSKLSVEQNKELYGKWASPYNHGHNYVLDVRCAGSVDPNSGMVVNIKDIDAVLLQKVKSKFDQKSINDEIPEFASRSSCIENLLIYIADLLADSIPVGARLTGLRLEEMPTLYGEWDAKTNMITLTRTYEFAASHRLDSASLSAAENLSIFGKCNNPNGHGHNYLLEVTVTGEPNTATGMICDVAALDEVVHRSVVDRYDHKNLNLDLPEFSGKNPTSEVVAQQIFETLQLVVPAALVRVRLHETARNMFEVTA; encoded by the coding sequence GTGAATTCTGAGGTCACTCTAGTCCGGCGCATCGGATTCAGCAGCGGCCATCGGTACTGGGATTCGAAGCTGTCGGTGGAGCAGAATAAGGAGCTCTACGGCAAGTGGGCGAGTCCGTACAATCACGGCCACAACTACGTTTTGGACGTGCGGTGCGCGGGTTCGGTTGATCCGAATTCCGGCATGGTGGTGAACATCAAGGACATCGACGCCGTGCTCTTACAGAAGGTCAAGTCGAAGTTCGACCAAAAGAGCATCAATGACGAGATTCCAGAATTCGCGTCGCGGTCTTCGTGCATCGAAAATCTATTGATTTACATCGCCGATTTGCTTGCGGATTCGATTCCGGTTGGAGCCAGATTGACCGGACTTAGGCTCGAAGAGATGCCGACTCTTTACGGCGAATGGGACGCCAAAACAAACATGATCACGTTGACAAGAACCTATGAATTTGCCGCATCGCACCGGCTGGATTCTGCGAGCCTTTCCGCCGCAGAGAATCTCTCGATTTTTGGGAAGTGCAACAACCCGAACGGCCATGGGCACAACTATCTTCTGGAGGTCACGGTGACCGGCGAGCCCAATACGGCGACGGGAATGATCTGCGATGTGGCGGCACTCGACGAAGTTGTTCATCGGAGCGTTGTTGATCGGTATGACCACAAGAATTTGAACTTGGACTTGCCAGAATTCTCGGGCAAGAACCCGACCAGCGAAGTCGTCGCTCAACAGATTTTTGAGACCCTCCAGCTAGTCGTCCCGGCAGCGCTGGTCCGGGTTCGCCTACACGAAACTGCTCGCAACATGTTTGAGGTGACCGCATGA